AAAGAATGGTAGGGGATGCGGAGACAAGGAGAATATAGAAAGATGGGCAAGACAGGAGTGTGAACAGGAGAAGAGAGGAGTGAGAGGAAAAATTAACAGGGGGAGAGATGGATGAAAGGGATACGAAAGCAGCGGGGGTGTGTAGAGGGGTGTAGAGGGGGACAGAACCTACGGAAGAAGGAAAACGCTATAGCGTGTGAAAATTAAAGGGCGAAACAAATGGGGGGAAAAAGAGGAGCATTTGGAGTGAAAACCGAAAAAGCAAAAGAAATGTAAAACGTTTGAATGTGTGGAAGATACAATGGTACAATAACCAAAGTAGAAGTAAATGGCATTTAGAGAAGAAGAGTAGATTGATTGAATGAAAAAGGCATCAGGATAAATATGGAGAAAATAGGGAAAATGAGACGTACAATCGATCCTCATTGGGAATTCCTCCCTCGTGGGCAGACACTTCTGTGCGCGGGAGGCACACAGCTCATTAAGGGAGAGAAAAGGCTCTAGTTTGGCCCTTCCTCATCGGACTTCTCCGGCATCTCCCTGCTCTCTCCGGCTCCCTCCGGCTCCCTCCGGCTCCCTCCCGCCCTACTGAGGCACCCTCCTCGCCTCTGTCATTTGCGGCCGAGGTATCAAGAAGATATTAGTCTTAATGACCTTGGCGCCCAGGAAACCGGTTTGACTCATCGAAGTCATGGTTGAGTCACGTTTTGAACACGATATTTTTTTTTCTGCCACAGTCGTGGTCATTCATTTTATACAATGGTAATCAGCATTGaaatcagcacacacacacacacacagcaggtggGAGCCggtagccgagcggacagcacgttggacatgtgatcctgtggtcccgggatcgatcccgggcgccggcgagaaacgatgggcagagtttctttcaccctatgaccctgttacctagcagtaaataggtacctgagagttagtcagctgtcacgggtggctttctggagtgtgtgtgtatgtgtggtgtggggaaaagaaTAATAgtaatagttagtaacagttgattgacagttgagaggcgggccgaaaggaaagagctcaacccccgcaagcacaactaggtgaatacacaccacacacacacacacacacacacacacacacacacacacacacacacacacacacacacacacacacacacacacactcacacacacacaccacacaccacacacacacacacacacacacacacacacacacacacacatacgtagcAGCCATCGGGAGAGAACTATTTATTTTATATGACACGATGCAATAATCAATCACTTGAGAGGGGATAGGATTTAGGGTGATCATTGATAGAAGGGCCCCCCCCCTCGCTGGCCCTGGCTTAGCCCTTGTTACGTGGAGCAGAGGGGATCCCTGGGAGCAATTATCTAGCCTTCGGTTGTATTGGGTTGTTTCGCATGTTTTTGAATATGTAAGTCGGCATGACTAGAATGTTTTGAAACATTACCTGAATGTGTTGATGAGATTAACATTTCTCTGTGGAATAACTGCGTAAACTTTAGAGAGGATTTATTAATTAACATCCCTGTATAAATGTTGAGAGTTTAAACGAGAGAAAAAGGAACGAATAAAAAGGGCGAAGAAATGGCTAATAAAGAGTGTGAAGGAATAGTTAATAAAAGGTGTGTGCATGGCAGGTATCAAATGACTTGGCATTCTTGGTGCCACAATACGGATAATTGGAATTAATTATTTCCCCTTAAGCTAACGAGAGGCCATTGTTCGCGCCTTTAAACACAAGGTTATCAAAAGCTTGCTTAAAGAGAGTGGCGACCGAGAATGAAGACGGATGgaggaatgggagagagagagagagagagagagagagagagagagagagagagagagagagagagagagagagagagagagagagagagagagagagagagagagagagagagagagagagagagagagagagagagagagagagagagagagtgagatacagggatatatatacatatacaaacaAAACAGTGTACAAGTGAAACTAATGTATTATATACATATGAAAACAAAAGGTTATGCAAATAAGAGCGAACATAGTAGTATAAACAATAGCAAGTATTCACGTGCAAGCCAAAGCGTATACATACAATAGCGTGTTTGGAACAATCGCGCGTGTATACGCGTGTATGGAACAATCGCGCGTGTATACGCGTGTATGGAACAATCGCGCGTGTATACGCGTGTATGGGACAGAGCGTACACTATGAGTCAATCACTGGAGCAGCAAGATGATACAACCAGCGACCTGAGTAACTCTAAGCGCAGGTTCGATCCCCCATCCTGCTCCAAACGATATGTTCCTGGATTTATCACGTTGTTGtgatttagttatatatatatacacatacacacaacatgtTTCTTCACATATATAAACACCCCTTCTGTGGTATCCCTCTACCACCCCCAACATAcagatggggggaaggggggaagagggtaGAGCTTCGTAACGCCGGAAGTCTTATGCGTCACTAATGAGCGTAACATGTGCTTCCGTCATCGTTATCTTTCCTCCTGTAGCTCCTTTTCCATCCTCACACATTCTCCTAACTCACAACCATCCcattacctaacctagcttaacctCCCTCTCCCATTATTTAGTTTTTTTCCGTGTTCATCATTAGCTATCAATCTCTCGTCTTTTGTCTTATTCACCCTTTCTCTTTTAGCCACCTCTTTCTTATTCTTCTACTATCCAGGATATTTTCATCCATTCACCTCCTTACCCCCACATTCACGCGGTTACTGTCTGGAGTTACGATTGTCCGGAAAGCGAGAGAAAGTAAGAAAGGAATGGGagggatattatatatatatatatatatatatatatatatatatatatatatatatatatatatatatatatatatatatatatatatatatatatatacacacccagTCAGACAGACAATGACAAAGAAAGAACCAGTAAGGCATAGCCATAAAGTAAGCAAGAGACAACGATGACatacaaagacagagacaaaAACAGAGGCCGAGACAAAGACAGACAAAAACAGAGGCCGAGACAAAGACAGACAAAAACAGAGGCCGAGACAAAGACAGTCAGACACGACGAGTGAAGTACAATTCACCTAAGCAACGATTCATTTTCATCACCTTGTTCAGCGGGAGTTTTCTACCACCATAAATCATGTGTCGGCTGTTTGCAACTAAAGATTAAAGCCTTCCTTTGGCAAAGTGCAAATTATATAATAGGCACGCACTCGCCCAGGTAAGTGCTCTATCCGCACACTTGTTCAAGTAAGTGCTATATAAAAGCCAGCAATACAAAAAAGCCCAGCGAGTTCTCCCTCCGCTTCCTGAGATCTTCAGCTAGCAATTATGGAATTATAAGAAGTCGTAAAAAGAGTTTGGTAAGCTTCTCACAAGTCATAAGTGCTGGTTATCGTATTATATACAATGACCAACTATTTCTCTTCAGTCTTGGTTGAACTAAAACGTCTTTTCTCGAAGATGAGTACACGACAAATTTTGTTATTATATGTTTTATTAATGATTATTAAGATGCCATGTCGTGTCAAAATAAATAGCTCCTAAAGTAATGAGACCCATTGATATAAACGGATGTGATGGTGATTGGTATTATGGGGTTTAGGTCACCTAAAATTCCTGCATCGGATTTATTTATTGAATATATATGTGAACTGCTGATTTGTGGTCAAGTCTAACTGTAATACATAATTCCTCCGCATTCCACTACTCCAAAAGCCTCTCAGTTCACACGATATTTTAACAGTTGCTTTTGAGTATGTGTTTGACCAGAAGTCTAAATGATGCAGCTGCGGTACCCGTCGAGTTCTGTGTGTATCTATGTGAATCCTTCACTCCATTCATTCTACTGTGCTTATTGATAAGCTTGTAGTTGCTTTTCTGAACACGGTAAATTTTTATAACAATTAGCCACAACAAGGAGGATTAGAATTAGCcagtgaggcctggtcgaggaccgggccgcggggacgttgagccccgaaatcatcgcaaggtaacaatAAGGTCGCAGAGAAATGATCTTGAATGGCTTATATTGTTTTTCAAAGGTCAGGGACAGTACATATGGCTTTTGTTAGCTAGTGTTATTGCAGGTAATGTTTTTGGTGTAGCACTAAGGAAGTGTTTTAGTTTAATACTAGGAGTTTGTGTGAATGTGTGAATGTATTGGTTCTGTAGTTCTAACAGGCTCTAAGAATGTGATCTGTTGATGTTTGAACTTAATCTATAGTGTAACCCTAATTTAGAAGACTTAGTTGTGTCCGAACAAGTACATTCTGTCCCATTTATGTACGTTATGTTGCAGATTACCACTAGGTAGAAGCTAAATAAGCCTTTTCTAATCAAAATTTATCCTCTAAAGAAATTTGTTACATGTAATTTGAATATATATAGTGAATGAGTAGTCGTCCGGACGTAGTCATCCTAACTTTCAAAATAATGTCAACTTTCTGTTTTATTATCCTGATTTTGCCCATGGCAGATGACTTTATCATAATTGCATTTCCAATTTTATTTTCTCATTTCCGTCTCCTTCTTCACTCTTCCTCTCTTAAATTCATCATGACTCTCCCTCCTGTTCTTTTCTCTCCCTTCTACTGCTACTCTCGTTCCCCTCCCACATCTCTGCCCTACTTCACACCTCCTTCCAAGCGCAGCAGGAGGCCCAACCGAGAGAGGTAATCATCAAATAGTGTGAATGCTGATATTACCTGTGTCCGGAATCAATTAAGTCCGGTCAGGTAATTAAGAGTATCTGGAGAGTCATTATGGGATCAGGTTTGTGTACACCCGTCCTGACCTGCCCTTTTACCATTTGTCAAGAGTTAGTTATCAGTTATTGAACTCTGAGGCGCTTTGTTTTGAGCCCTGTGAAGCTCCTTGCTGTTGTGAGCTCTGGGGGCGATCTCTGCTGATGTTAGCTTTGTAACCTTTCAAGTGGTTTTACATCGTTCTTCAGTTTAATAAGGAAAATTCTCATCAGAATtgtattattttatcatttatttgttAAATTTTAGCAAATATTATTTGAAGATCAGAGAAATAGTTGTCAGGAGAAAGTTCTAAGCCAGCATGACTATGTTTTTCGGTGTGTATACACTGTGTTTAGTCTAGTCCTGGAAAATGATCATTGTAAAAATATACTTGCTGGTTAGTCATTAGACAAGTGTTGTGGCATTAATAACCCTCCCGTGGCTGATAGACTTGAGCCCAACATCACACCAAAACCCatgttttcaatatatatattttatatctgtTTTCAATAACAGAGAACACCAAACGGTATGGCAGGGACAAGGGAGTTTCGTCCCAATCACAGCGTGGGGCACTTCTTGCTTCGTTCCAAGCTTGACCGAATTTGAAGCCATGTTAGGCATCCCTGAGGACCCGTAAGGCTCTCTTGTCCGCCACCAGAGCgagggggggaaggagaagaCCACTTACTGAGGACAAGTGGGGAAAACATTAACCTGAGTGTTCAACCAATCACTCCTCCTTTGATGGTGAATAAAAACAACCTGATACACAACCCAGTACCTGATTGTGATGATGGAACTCTTAGACTTAAGTGATGAATCGTGATGAAGGTACCGATGCTGAACACTCTAAAGAGAGACGAAGGAATTGATGATGATCTCTCTCTAAGCTGTGACGAAAGTATCGACGATGATCTCTTCAAGATGTGATGAAAGTATTGACGATAATTAATTTACGATGTTTTGAAAAAATTGATGTTGTCGACTTTaagaagtgttgatgattaaggaTTTCATTAAGGCTTACCTGGAAAAAAGTGAAGCACTTGGAGAAGGCAATAGATTCACGGTAATAGATGCGTAGACGAATCTAAGTATTCTATGAAAATGCTAATCTGAGAGAGAGAATTATTATTGACTATTGTTGTTCAATATGTAGTTGCAACTGAGATAtgcagaagaaagaaaagagttaTAAGAAGAAAGGTAGAGAAAGGCGTCAGAATGCGAGAAataagagaaagaaaggaaaacACCAGGGAAAGCAGAGATAAAGATAAACTTTGATATATTTATGAAGgggaaaataaagacaaaattatatataagaaTATATAACCTGACAAAATgaagcacacacagacacaaaatgaacagtggtagtagcagtggtatgtgtgtgtgtgtgtgtatactcacctagttgttcttgcgggggttgagcttcagctctttggtcccgcttcttaaCGGTCAATCAagtggtttacagattcctgtgtgtgtacCCCCTTTCTAGGTAAGTTTATGAGTGTCCATTACACACATTAACAGCTGCGCAAGATACCTACAAGCACTGTAAACGCCACttccctacccctcccctcccccccttcccctcatggacccctctctccccacaacgctccaccccacccctcctcttccctccccttCCTGCCTCCAATCCACCGACATTCAGCACAACACAAGACCGTTGTGATCACATCAAATTTTTGTTTCCCCCCCTTGTTTATGTTGCTGTTTTGACGAGCTTCGTGAATTGTCTGACGAGTGGACTACGACCACCGCCTTCTGCAGTAGAGCTCACAAAAAGCATTTTTCCTTTTCCTCGAGTCTGAGAAACTTTCAAGATATTATAAGGTGTCGATGAACTTCAGCGTCTCAGTGATTTTTCTGAAGTTGGTATAGATTTAAACGACATTAATACTGTCAGTTTGGGAATGCACAAAAATTAATTATGAAGTATATTGTTCGTCGATATTCAATTACAGCTACATAGTTTTGATTCCAATGAGGTAAATAagacaattttaataataatttctTCGTGTGACTTGCGACTGTAACAAAAAAATTGTGTATTAAATAAGTCGCGATCGAAAAAAAACGCGTATAAAATAGTTTTAATTATATATGACTTGCTTCATTGTGTTTGACCAAGGTGAAGTGGAGGTTGAGCTACGTCTTACATGTGTTCATTGGAATCATGACTTATTATTTCTACTTGTTTAATTCTTAATGCatttttatgatttttttttattttaacagGTAGAACTCCCCCACTTTTTTTTAatcttcttttttcttttttgttattAACTTCGACTAGAGTTCATATGAATTGTGCCAAGTTCCTAGAGAAATTGCCAGCTAAGAGATGTTATCCTACATCAGTCCATCTGAAGTCTGTCTCTAGAAACTCATTTTTTAGTGAGCCTTTTAATTTATTAACCACAATcaataactaaaattatatgctgAATAGCAATCTTGTAGGGACTAGGATGAAATCCTCGTCCAACTGTGTGCTAGATCCTACGGCTGGTCTGTTGTTTTGATTTCACTCGTATCAGCATGTTGAGCAAACTTGTCCCAAATACAAGTCAGCTGATTGAGTGAAGTTCTTGAGAAAGACACAGCCATCATAAGACTGTTGATTGTTGAGAGCCTTGTAATGTGATTACTAACTTTTGGATTGTCACTGTCTTTCTAtcggtctgtctgtgtgtgtgtgtctctctctctctctctctctctctctctctctctctctctctctctctctctctctctctctctctctctctctctctctctctctctctctctctctctctctctctctctctctctctctctctctctctctctctctctctctctctctctctctctctctctctctctctctctctctctctctctctctcattccttctcctgcttcttcttcttcttctacttCTTAATTTTTTCTTCATTCCTTTCTAATCTCTTTCCAACAACTGTACCAACAAATCACTCTCTCAAAGTCTCCACCTCCCTCACCTCAGACATGAAGCCAAACATCACATTCCTTAGCCTGTCTCCCTGCCCTTTTTTACCTGTCGgcgttccttccttctttccagcGATAGTTCCACCCTACACACCTGCTCTGGCTCGTTCTCTCCAAGGCGGCGAGAGAGGAGGCAGCGGACAGGGGGACCATACGTTTGCACTGTCGTCGCTACCCGGCCTTGGGAGGGTAAATACCGCTGGGATATTTAATAATACTCTAAGAACTCCTGAAAGTGAGTTCTTGGAGGGGTCGCAAATTAGAATCCATTTACTTTTGAGGTAAATGGGGCGATGGAGTGTTAGGAAACATGAGCTCAGCAATGGGAAGAGGCTGACCTGCTGGTAGACCATTTTGCTGCCAAGAGTACTTAATCCAGAaagtaattaattaaataatgaGTAATGAAGAACTCTTCAGCTTGGGCTTATTAATGTATTAAAAAGGGTCATCAGGGGCTATTAAATTTGAATAAACTCGACTACCTCATTCAGTAACTCAATATTGGTAAGGAATAGAATAAGGTCAGCCTGAGACAGTCTCCCAATTGATCGATCCAGTTGGCTTAACCCCTAACCTTGTTTCTTCCAATTCTGGCTAGGTCAAGGACTATGGCCCTCCCCACGGAAGAGGCGAATATTGTTCCACTTTACAAACAAAAAAAACCGTTCGGTGGTAGTTAGCTCCAGATCAGTGTCACTGCATTCCACTGCTGGCAAAATACTTCAGACAGTAATTTTACAATAAATGACAGAATTTAGTTTTAACATCATTTGTGTTAAAGGACGTTCTAGTGTTAATCGGTTGAACCTTTCCGCTATTTAGCATCAGCCAGTGAATGAGTTCAAGATGAGCTGTATTGTTGCACTCGACCCTGTAGGTGCCTTTGACTTGGTTAGGCCATGGCAGTCCTCTTTCCCAGTCACCACCCTCTACGCCAGCCTGCCTCACTATCACCATCCTCCACGCCAGCGTACCTCACTATCACTACCCTTCATCACTTCACCGCTCATCAGGCTGTAGCCATCCCCGTTTTTTTAACCTGTCGTTAAAAAACAGTGTCTCTTTCCCgtcacctccacccacactccgTTTCCTCCGTCGCCACAAAAACATTAATGTTATCAACCCTGCTTCGTTGAACCATCTAACATCATTTCCACttcatcaacatcaccaccacaggtaagcaccaccaccatcacctacctAACCTCACAACCCTCtcctcaccactacaccatcaacGGAACACCCTCGGTCACGAGTTACGAGCACTGTGGGCCCAACATAAGTTTATAGTTCGTTTGCTGTTGAAAGGGATGAGGGCGAGTGAGTTTTATGGCTGACAGCTATACACCCTGACGGCTAACAGCTGATAATTCTCCTCTCCAGCACCTCCCCTCGGCTCCCGGAGTGTGTAAAGCCAGAAGCGACTTGGTAGTGGCACTTCATGGGGGTTAACTATTTTATGTTTTTATAATTGGAAAGGTTAAATAGTAGAGTTCAGTGAGGGATTGTTGCTTTAGAGCGTAACGGTAGTAGTcgtggaggagggtggtggtgattggtgggagtgggagggtagggaaggtgttttgGTCTGTTGTTGACTGTCATCACGTGATGTGTTTGCGGCGTGGAGACGGAAGTGTTGGTTGTGTAGGTGCtggggatggtagtggtggaggtgttggggatggtagtggtggaggtgttggggatGGTAGTGATGGAGGTGCTgggtatggtagtggtggaggtgttggggatGGTAGTGATGGAGGTGTTGGGGATGGTAGTGATGGAGGTGTTGGGGATGGTAGTGATGGAGGTGTtggggatggtagtggtggaggtgttggggatggtagtggtggaggtgttggggatggtagtggtggaggtgttggggatggtagtggtgtaggtgctggggatggtagtggtggaggtgttggggatggtagtggtggaggtgttggggatggtagtggtggaggtgttggggatggtagtagtggaggtgctggggctggtagtggtgcaggtgttggggatggtagtggtggaaaTCACAGTAACGTTGGAGATACCGACGGTTGTAATGATGGAAAACCATCACGTTGTCACGATGGACGATGGTTGTCACGATGGAAACCATCACAACTGAACTACAGCTGTTAATGACGGTGGGGCGTAATGGCTGTCGTGGAAAAAGGAAAATAACTATGGAACACAATTAAACTTTTTGTCAAATGTTGACCTCCATTGGGGCAGTATAACAGTACACTTAAGACTTAAGAGTTGTTTTACGTAGAATGAAACGTTAGAGGGGACTGACGGTGCCTTGGAACGTTATAGTGATTTCTAAAGGGATGGAACGTTGGAAAACGTCTGTTCGCCTGGAACAGCAAAAGGATTTCTAATGGTCTGGGGCTGTAGAAGGACGTTTGGTGGCATATAATGAATAGTTCTTTGATATGAATAATGAATGGAGTGACAACAAAAGCAGTAATTCACATGATGGTAGGGAGGGAGTGGGTGGGGAAGAGTAGGGGGCGGCGTGGGAGGAAAGAAGGGaggaacggggggggggaggggggtcttggagagagggtggtggagggtaggggttAGGGTGAacgcgaagagagagagagagagagagagcggacttTTGCGAGAAATATTTCCACAAATGTATTTGGATGAGGAGTCGGCTGGTTGGAGGGGAACTTGGCGAGCCAATCAATGAGAGGGATGGTGTTTACcctaataatcattaataatagTCTTCAGAACAGAGTAAGCTGTGTGACAGATATTTAAATATCTGAATTTATACATTTTCATTAAGCAGTCGATGTCTCGGCCAACAATAAAACATATTAATGTTCAGAAAATTCTTGTGCTAGTTCCGTAGTTTCATTTTATTTTCATGCAAATTAGTTAAGAATAATTTTAGTTTAATATAATTCTCCGCGTTTGGTTGTAGGCCGTTGGGTTGTGAACGCGGCAACTGAAGGCTATGCCTGCTCCTGTGATAGTGGCAGCTGCAGCATTGGGCTGCAGGCCACCCGACCATGTGAACACGACAGCTGCGACACTGGGTTGCAGGCCACCCGATCCAGTGAACGCAGTAGATGCGGCCCTGGATAGGCCGCCTGCTCCAGTAAACCACTGTATCCTTGCAGGCCAAGTGAACGCAACAGCTGCATCACGCGGCTGCAGGCAGCTCTCGCTTCTGAGAACGCGGCAGCTGCATGACTGCAACGGACTAGTGAGCATTTTGCGTCCCTCGGACCATCGTCAACAGAAGCGACCATGCTTACCGCGACCTCCTGCTCTCTCTGTTTCTAGAAAGTTTTCTCTAGCTCAGCTGGAAGGGGGCAACAAAGACTGGCTTGTTGGTCCTGTGTTGAGAGTTCCCCAGAACACGAGGGGCTCCCGAAGACGTTATACACAGTCGGCGAAGGCATGCAACCTGTGGCACCTGAACATCTTGGTGACAAGTGTATTCTCACTCGGGTATTCTTAGATATGAATACTTGTTT
This DNA window, taken from Procambarus clarkii isolate CNS0578487 chromosome 7, FALCON_Pclarkii_2.0, whole genome shotgun sequence, encodes the following:
- the LOC138357561 gene encoding uncharacterized protein → MCLRRGDGSVGCVGAGDGSGGGVGDGSGGGVGDGSDGGAGYGSGGGVGDGSDGGVGDGSDGGVGDGSDGGVGDGSGGGVGDGSGGGVGDGRWVVNAATEGYACSCDSGSCSIGLQATRPCEHDSCDTGLQATRSSERSRCGPG